Proteins from one Sphingopyxis terrae subsp. terrae NBRC 15098 genomic window:
- a CDS encoding argininosuccinate synthase encodes MSESIKRVVLAYSGGLDTSVILKWLQVTYGCEVVTFTADLGQGEELEPARAKAELMGIKPEHIYIDDVREEFVRDFVFPMMRANARYEGDYLLGTSIARPLISKRLVEIARETGADAVAHGATGKGNDQVRFELSCYALNPDIKVIAPWREWDLTSRTALIDFAEKNQIPVPKDKRGESPFSTDANLLHTSSEGKVLEDPWQETPDYVYSRTVNPEDAPDAPEYITIDFERGDGVALNGQAMSPATLLAALNDLGRKHGIGRLDLVENRFVGMKSRGMYETPGGEIYARAHRGIESITLDRGAAHLKDELMPKYAELIYNGFWFAPEREMLQAAIDHSQEKVSGTVRLKLYKGNASVVGRKSPNSLYSEAHVTFEDDAGAYDQKDAAGFIKLNALRLKLLAKRDR; translated from the coding sequence ATGTCCGAATCCATCAAGCGCGTCGTCCTTGCCTATTCAGGGGGACTCGACACCAGCGTCATCCTGAAATGGCTGCAGGTCACCTATGGGTGCGAGGTGGTGACCTTCACCGCCGATCTGGGACAGGGCGAGGAACTCGAACCGGCGCGGGCCAAGGCCGAGCTGATGGGGATCAAGCCCGAGCATATCTATATCGACGATGTGCGCGAGGAATTCGTGCGCGACTTCGTTTTCCCGATGATGCGCGCCAATGCGCGTTATGAAGGCGATTATCTGCTCGGCACGTCGATCGCGCGGCCGTTGATTTCGAAGCGGCTGGTCGAAATCGCGCGCGAAACGGGCGCCGACGCGGTGGCGCACGGCGCGACGGGCAAGGGCAATGACCAGGTGCGCTTCGAACTGTCCTGTTATGCGCTCAACCCCGACATCAAGGTGATCGCGCCGTGGCGCGAATGGGATCTGACGAGCCGCACCGCGCTGATCGACTTCGCCGAAAAGAACCAGATTCCGGTGCCGAAGGACAAGCGCGGCGAAAGCCCCTTCTCGACCGACGCGAACCTGCTGCACACGTCCTCGGAAGGCAAGGTGCTCGAGGATCCGTGGCAGGAAACGCCCGATTACGTCTATTCGCGCACCGTGAATCCCGAGGATGCACCCGACGCGCCCGAATATATCACGATCGATTTCGAACGCGGCGATGGCGTCGCGCTCAACGGTCAGGCGATGTCGCCCGCGACGCTGCTTGCGGCGCTCAACGACCTTGGCCGCAAGCATGGCATCGGCCGCCTCGACCTCGTCGAAAACCGCTTCGTCGGCATGAAGTCGCGCGGTATGTACGAAACGCCGGGCGGCGAAATCTATGCCCGGGCGCATCGCGGGATCGAAAGCATCACGCTCGATCGCGGCGCGGCGCACCTAAAGGACGAGCTGATGCCGAAATATGCCGAGCTCATCTACAATGGCTTCTGGTTCGCGCCCGAGCGCGAGATGCTGCAGGCCGCGATCGACCACAGTCAGGAAAAGGTGAGCGGCACCGTCCGCCTGAAGCTCTACAAGGGCAATGCCAGCGTCGTCGGCCGCAAGTCGCCGAACAGCCTCTACAGCGAAGCGCATGTAACGTTCGAGGATGATGCCGGCGCTTATGACCAGAAGGATGCGGCGGGCTTCATCAAGCTGAACGCGCTGCGTCTCAAGTTGCTCGCGAAGCGCGATCGGTGA
- a CDS encoding DUF1345 domain-containing protein: MTQTGKTAIRQARVPWRFVLFTVLLADILLFHLRFAWPEAALLGFVAAALVFFATLVPLFRDGNGAIREQAQRNDPDQLISLAITVAVLMLVLFGVGFILHGRADAPLLWQKILVLGTLLVAWLFFNMVFALHYAHLFYAPDRKGEYRGGIEFPGERQPGYWDFAYFAYTLGMTFQTSDVEIHSPHWRRIALVQSFAAFVFNIGVIAFTINSLSGG; the protein is encoded by the coding sequence GTGACGCAGACGGGCAAGACGGCGATCCGGCAGGCCCGGGTGCCGTGGCGCTTTGTGCTGTTCACCGTCCTGCTCGCCGACATACTGCTCTTTCATCTGCGCTTCGCTTGGCCCGAGGCGGCGCTGCTCGGCTTCGTCGCCGCAGCACTGGTCTTCTTCGCAACGCTGGTGCCGCTGTTCCGCGACGGCAATGGCGCGATCCGCGAACAGGCCCAGCGCAACGATCCCGATCAGCTCATCTCGCTCGCGATCACCGTCGCGGTGCTGATGCTTGTGCTGTTCGGCGTCGGCTTCATTCTCCACGGCCGCGCCGACGCGCCGCTGCTCTGGCAGAAGATTTTGGTGCTCGGCACGCTGCTCGTCGCCTGGCTGTTCTTCAACATGGTGTTCGCGCTGCACTATGCGCATCTGTTCTACGCGCCCGATCGCAAGGGCGAGTATCGCGGCGGCATCGAATTTCCCGGCGAGCGCCAGCCCGGATATTGGGATTTCGCCTATTTCGCCTACACGCTGGGGATGACCTTTCAGACCAGCGATGTGGAGATCCACAGCCCGCATTGGCGCCGCATCGCGCTGGTCCAGAGCTTTGCCGCTTTCGTCTTCAACATCGGCGTCATCGCTTTCACGATAAACAGTCTCAGCGGCGGTTGA